GGCGTCATTCACGCCGATCTCTTCCCCGACAATGTGTTCTTCCTCGGCGAGCGGATTTCGGGCCTGATCGACTTCTATTTCGCCTGCGTCGACGCCTTCGCCTATGATCTGGCGATCTGCCTCAACGCCTGGTGCTTCGATGAACAGCACAATTACGCGCCGCAGAAGGGCGTGGCGCTGCTCGACGCCTATCAGCGCCTGCGGCCGCTGACGCGCGCGGAGGTCGACGCCTTTCCGCTGCTCGCGCGCGGCGCTGCGACGCGCTTTCTGCTGACGCGCTATGTCGACTGGCTAAACGTGCCGGAGGGCGCGCTGGTGCGGCCGAAGGACCCGCGCGAATATCTCGCCAGGCTGCGCTTCCACCGCACGGTGTCCGATCTCGCCGGCTACGGCCTGGCGTTGTGACGCGCCGCGTCACGATCTTCACCGACGGCGCCTGTTCGGGCAATCCCGGCCCCGGCGGCTGGGGGGCGATCCTGCGCTTCGGCGAGAAGGAAAAGGAGATCTGCGGCGGCGAGCCGATGACCACCAATAACCGCATGGAGCTGATGGCCGCCATCATGGCGCTCGAAGCCCTGACGCGGCCCTGCGCGGTTGATCTCTATACGGACTCCCAATATCTGCGCGGCGGCGTCACTGGCTGGATCAGGGGCTGGAAAGCGCGCGGCTGGACCACCGCCGACCGCAAGCCGGTAAAGAACATCGAGCTCTGGCAACGGCTCGAAGCCGCCGAGGCGCAGCATGACGTGGCCTGGCACTGGGTGCGCGGCCATTCCGGGCATGAAATGAACGAGCGCGCCGACGCGCTGGCCCGCGCCGGCATGGCGCCCTTTATGCCGCACCGCCGCAAGCCTGTCTGAACGGCCCTTGCAGGTCGCGCCCTTGCAGGTCGCGCCCGCGCGCCTATTTGATATTCAAACCCCAGGACTCTCTTCTCTAGCCTGATGGGGCGCGGCTTTGGCCGCGCCCCTTTTTATTGTTCACGCCATCATCTTGACACCTGCGCCCGTCAGACAAGGATGGTTTGCGAGTATGCGCGTCTTGGCTGATTCTCACCTCAATGGGGCAGGACGTACATGCACCAGCCCAGAAAATGGTGGATCGGACTCCCGATCCTCGCGATTCTCGTCTACGCCGCCGCGACGTCGCTGACGCCGCGCATCGAGGCTGATCTCGCGTCGCGAGTCGCCGCGCGGCTCAACGTCGACGCTGCGACAATCGCCGTCTCCGGCCGGGATGTCACTGTTGCCGGGGTCTCGCCCGAAGCGCTCGCCGCGCTGCGCGACGAACCGGGCCTGCGCAAGATCGCCGTTGCGGCTCCGCCCGTCGCCCCGCCGTCGGGCGCGCTCACGGCGCAACCCCAGCCGTCACAGCCCTATGTCTTCGCCGTCACCCTGCGCGAGAACATGATCGCGCTCGACGGCAAGCTGCCCGACGCGGCGCTGCGCCAGCAGGCGGTCGCGCGCGCCGCGGCGGCGGGCGCGGGCCTTGCGGTCACGGACAGCGCGACGATCGATCCGCACGCGCCCGCCGGCGATTATGCGACGGCGCTCGGCGCCGCGCTCGACGCGCTGGGCGCGCTGGCGCAGGGCAAGGTCACGCTCTCCGACACGCGGCTGTCCATCGAAGGGAAGGGACGCGCCAATGTGCGGGCGGAAAGCCTTGGCGCGAATGTGAAGGCGCATCTGCCGCCGGGTTTTGA
The DNA window shown above is from Methylocystis echinoides and carries:
- the rnhA gene encoding ribonuclease HI, with product MTRRVTIFTDGACSGNPGPGGWGAILRFGEKEKEICGGEPMTTNNRMELMAAIMALEALTRPCAVDLYTDSQYLRGGVTGWIRGWKARGWTTADRKPVKNIELWQRLEAAEAQHDVAWHWVRGHSGHEMNERADALARAGMAPFMPHRRKPV